The proteins below come from a single Hemitrygon akajei chromosome 2, sHemAka1.3, whole genome shotgun sequence genomic window:
- the LOC140714271 gene encoding uncharacterized protein gives MAHQRVHTGEQTFTCSECGKGFTCSSKLRVHQRVHTGERPFTCSDCGKGFTRSSNLQSHQRVHTGEKPFTCPDCGKGFTQASHLLRHRSVHTGEKPFTCSDCGKGFTQSSNLQSHQRVHTGEKPFTCLDCGRGFTQSSTLQRHQSVHTGEWRFTCSDCGKGFTQSSELLAHQSVHTGEWPFTCSDCGKGFTRSSDLLAHQRVHTGERPFTCSDCGKGFTRSSDLLAHQRVHTGERPFTCSDCGKGFTRSSDLLAHQRVHTVERPFTCSDCGKGFTRSSDLLAHQRVHSGERPFTCCECGKGFMWSSHLQRHQRVHTG, from the coding sequence atggctcaccagcgagttcacactggggagcagaCGTTCACATGCtcggaatgtgggaagggattcacttgttcatctaaactgagggtacatcagagagttcacactggagagaggccattcacctgctcagactgtgggaagggattcactcgatcatccaacctacagagtcaccagcgagttcacactggggagaagccgttcacctgcccagactgtggaaagggattcactcaggcatctcacctactgagacaccggtcagttcacactggggagaagccattcacctgttcagactgtgggaagggattcactcagtcatccaacctacagagtcaccaacgagttcacactggggagaagccgttcacctgcttagactgtggaaggggattcactcaatcatccaccctacagagacaccagtcagttcacactggggagtggcggtttacctgctcagattgtgggaaaggattcactcagtcatctgaactactggcacaccagtcagttcacactggagagtggccattcacctgctcagattgtgggaagggattcactcggtcatctgatctgctggcacaccagcgagttcacactggggagaggccgttcacttgctcagactgtgggaagggattcactcggtcatctgatctgctggcacaccagcgagttcacactggggagaggccgttcacttgctcagactgtgggaagggattcactcggtcatctgatctgctggcacaccagcgagttcacactgtggagaggccgttcacctgctcagactgtgggaaaggattcactcggtcatctgatctgctggcacaccagcgagttcacagtggggagaggccgttcacctgctgtgaatgtgggaaaggattcatgtggtcatctcacctacagagacaccagcgagttcacactgggtag